One segment of Corynebacterium atrinae DNA contains the following:
- a CDS encoding prephenate dehydrogenase: MTSTNVKRPICILGLGLIGGSLLRDLDSCDHPVFGYNRSASAAHAAATAGFDVSPSLEETLARAEEVGALIVIATPMPAIPMLLDALLLHAPTCGFTDVVSVKRKVLELVVERGMQDRYVGGHPMAGTADSGWDASQTGLFQGAAWVITYDHAPDASPAWIELWTDVATMILAVGAEAIPARVDSHDAAVARISHLVHVFAEVLAVVGDNGGALAQSLAASSFRDATRVAGTQPALVQAMCETNATAVVSALDEALSMLNDARGSLSTPHPDISDLADGGYAARVRFEARHGARRESVSPVKISSRPLLRLHPGSPGWIQQLEHAESLGGRIEIF, encoded by the coding sequence GTGACCTCGACGAACGTGAAGCGCCCCATCTGCATCCTGGGACTCGGCCTCATCGGCGGCTCCCTCCTCCGCGACCTCGACTCCTGTGACCACCCCGTATTCGGCTACAACCGCTCCGCCTCCGCCGCCCACGCCGCCGCCACAGCTGGCTTCGACGTGAGCCCATCACTGGAAGAAACGCTCGCCCGTGCCGAGGAGGTCGGCGCTTTGATCGTCATCGCCACCCCGATGCCCGCGATCCCCATGCTTCTCGACGCCCTCCTCCTCCACGCCCCCACCTGCGGCTTCACCGACGTCGTCTCCGTCAAACGCAAAGTTCTCGAGCTCGTTGTCGAACGCGGCATGCAAGACCGCTACGTCGGCGGCCACCCCATGGCTGGCACCGCGGACAGCGGCTGGGATGCCTCCCAAACCGGCCTCTTCCAGGGCGCAGCCTGGGTCATCACCTATGATCACGCCCCCGACGCCAGCCCCGCATGGATCGAGCTGTGGACCGACGTCGCCACCATGATCCTCGCCGTCGGCGCCGAAGCCATCCCCGCCCGCGTCGACAGCCACGATGCTGCCGTCGCCCGCATCTCCCACCTCGTCCACGTCTTTGCCGAGGTCCTCGCCGTTGTCGGCGACAACGGCGGAGCGCTCGCCCAATCGCTCGCCGCCAGCAGCTTCCGCGACGCCACGCGCGTCGCTGGCACCCAACCCGCCCTCGTCCAAGCCATGTGCGAAACCAATGCCACCGCCGTCGTCTCCGCCTTGGACGAAGCATTATCCATGCTTAACGACGCCCGCGGGTCCCTCTCCACCCCCCATCCCGACATCTCTGACCTGGCGGACGGCGGCTACGCCGCCCGCGTCCGCTTCGAGGCCCGCCACGGTGCCCGGCGCGAATCCGTCTCCCCCGTCAAGATCTCCTCACGCCCCCTTCTGCGCTTGCACCCAGGCTCCCCCGGCTGGATTCAACAGCTCGAGCATGCGGAATCGCTGGGCGGGAGGATTGAGATTTTCTAG
- a CDS encoding MMPL family transporter, whose product MAKLLFKLGRWSFHKKWIVIVIWLGILAGIAGGAMAIQKPFSSQFTIGGTPSIEAISTLKDSFPDAGNPANAASVNVVFAAPEGQELASPENSAAIDTVVNYIRDNLHDISNDQRFGNPVVLSPALEAGVVEQMTQQGLPEEMARQDAANLRMISPDGRIGYTTFDIDVPSSMDVTQEHRDVVNHAMDLGREQGLEVEAGGAGFGDPIRVKTTSELIGLAIAFVVLIFTFGSLVAAGLPLLTAVIGVGIGALVIIGATRFIELNDITPVLAVMIGLAVGIDYALFILSRYRAERERMPADEAAGMAVGTAGSAVVFAGATVIIALAALTIVNIGFLTAMGLSAAFTVLVAVLVALTFIPALLGVLGDRTFKGRIPGVAGHPLRKGKRRPVRRTLGNRWVSFVRRAPGLVMAVVVLGLGALSAPVLNMELSLPSDSTSNLDTTQRKSADLMAEGFGAGINAPFLVIVDAHDVNPDSAALEPLVRAQTSLAEANGETVDREKAAASSSFLYTVGQLKSVGGVKHAQIVGVNEDSTAAQVLVTPLTGPDEQYTSEVSHGLRAQSEEISDATGVKIGMTGLTAVQMDITERLSGAMPIYLAIVVGLAIFLLFAVFRSVLVPVVAGLGFLLSVGAAFGVTVLVWQQGLWGLVNTPAPLISFMPIFLIGVTFGLAMDYQVFLVTRMREHYITLRENAADAGETDVPLRVLRLDAVEESTIVGFTRGARVVTAAALIMIAVFIAFIDQPLPFIQIFGFALGFGVLFDAFFVRMSLVPATMFLMGSATWWIPKWLDRLIPRLDIEGTELEKEWESRHAAEMAHRAEMDKVTS is encoded by the coding sequence GTGGCAAAACTCCTCTTCAAACTGGGACGCTGGTCCTTCCACAAAAAGTGGATTGTCATCGTCATCTGGTTAGGCATTTTGGCTGGTATCGCCGGTGGGGCAATGGCGATCCAGAAGCCTTTTTCCAGCCAGTTCACCATCGGCGGCACCCCCTCGATCGAGGCTATTTCGACGCTGAAGGATAGCTTCCCGGACGCGGGAAACCCAGCGAACGCGGCCAGCGTGAACGTGGTGTTTGCTGCCCCGGAGGGCCAGGAGTTGGCGTCGCCGGAGAATTCCGCGGCGATAGACACGGTGGTCAATTACATCCGGGATAACCTCCACGATATTTCCAATGACCAGCGCTTTGGCAACCCGGTCGTGCTCTCGCCGGCCTTGGAGGCTGGGGTGGTCGAGCAGATGACTCAGCAGGGGTTGCCGGAGGAGATGGCCCGCCAGGATGCGGCGAACTTACGGATGATTTCCCCTGACGGCCGCATTGGTTACACCACCTTCGACATTGATGTGCCCTCGTCGATGGATGTGACCCAGGAGCACCGGGACGTGGTCAATCACGCGATGGACTTGGGACGTGAACAGGGCCTTGAGGTCGAGGCGGGTGGCGCCGGTTTCGGTGATCCCATTCGGGTGAAGACGACGAGTGAGCTCATCGGTTTGGCTATTGCCTTCGTGGTTCTCATCTTCACCTTTGGTTCGCTGGTTGCCGCTGGTTTGCCGCTGCTCACCGCAGTTATCGGTGTAGGCATCGGTGCCCTGGTGATCATCGGCGCAACTCGCTTTATTGAGCTCAACGACATCACTCCGGTGCTGGCGGTAATGATTGGCCTCGCAGTGGGCATTGATTACGCCCTGTTCATCCTCTCGCGCTATCGCGCGGAACGAGAACGCATGCCCGCCGACGAGGCTGCGGGCATGGCGGTGGGTACAGCCGGTTCAGCGGTGGTCTTCGCCGGGGCGACGGTCATCATCGCGCTGGCGGCGCTGACCATCGTCAACATTGGCTTCCTCACCGCGATGGGCTTGTCCGCAGCCTTCACCGTCCTCGTGGCGGTCCTGGTGGCGCTGACATTCATCCCGGCGCTCCTCGGCGTGCTGGGGGACCGGACCTTCAAAGGTCGGATTCCGGGCGTGGCCGGCCACCCGCTGCGCAAGGGCAAGCGCCGTCCCGTGCGCCGGACCTTGGGCAACCGCTGGGTCAGTTTCGTGCGCCGCGCCCCCGGCCTCGTCATGGCCGTAGTCGTCCTAGGCCTTGGTGCGCTTAGCGCCCCGGTGCTCAACATGGAGCTGTCGCTTCCGTCGGATTCGACCTCCAATTTGGACACCACCCAGCGTAAGTCCGCCGACCTCATGGCGGAGGGCTTTGGCGCTGGTATTAACGCGCCCTTCCTCGTCATTGTTGATGCTCACGACGTCAATCCCGATTCCGCAGCCCTGGAGCCATTGGTCCGAGCACAGACGTCCCTGGCGGAGGCCAATGGTGAAACCGTGGACCGGGAGAAGGCGGCCGCGTCGAGTTCCTTCCTCTATACCGTCGGCCAGCTCAAGAGCGTGGGTGGAGTCAAGCACGCGCAGATTGTGGGCGTGAACGAGGACTCCACCGCGGCCCAGGTCTTGGTCACTCCGCTCACCGGCCCGGATGAGCAGTACACCAGCGAGGTGTCTCACGGCCTGCGTGCCCAAAGCGAAGAGATTTCCGATGCCACCGGGGTCAAGATCGGCATGACCGGCCTCACCGCCGTGCAGATGGACATCACCGAACGGCTCTCCGGGGCGATGCCGATCTACCTCGCTATCGTCGTCGGCCTGGCTATCTTCTTGCTCTTCGCCGTGTTCCGCTCCGTTCTGGTCCCCGTCGTCGCCGGTCTGGGCTTCCTGCTCTCCGTCGGCGCGGCCTTCGGCGTCACGGTGTTGGTCTGGCAGCAGGGCCTGTGGGGCCTCGTCAACACCCCGGCCCCGTTGATTTCCTTCATGCCGATCTTCCTCATCGGTGTCACTTTCGGCCTGGCCATGGATTACCAGGTTTTCTTGGTCACGCGCATGCGCGAGCACTACATCACGCTGCGTGAAAACGCCGCGGACGCGGGGGAGACCGATGTCCCTCTGCGGGTACTTCGTCTCGACGCCGTCGAAGAATCCACCATCGTGGGCTTCACCCGCGGCGCCCGCGTGGTCACCGCCGCCGCCCTCATCATGATTGCGGTGTTCATCGCGTTCATTGATCAGCCGTTGCCGTTCATTCAGATCTTCGGCTTCGCGCTCGGCTTCGGTGTGCTTTTCGATGCCTTCTTTGTCCGCATGTCACTCGTCCCCGCCACCATGTTCCTCATGGGCAGCGCCACCTGGTGGATCCCGAAGTGGCTGGACCGTCTCATCCCGCGGCTCGATATCGAAGGCACGGAATTGGAAAAGGAGTGGGAGTCCCGCCATGCTGCGGAGATGGCCCACCGCGCAGAGATGGATAAGGTGACGTCATGA
- a CDS encoding CsbD family protein, producing the protein MGDFENKAQDLGGKAKEGFGEAVGNDELRDEGRADQVKADIKEKASEAGEAIKDGVNKVIGSFKDDKK; encoded by the coding sequence ATGGGTGATTTCGAAAACAAGGCACAGGACCTCGGCGGCAAGGCCAAGGAAGGCTTCGGCGAAGCTGTTGGCAACGACGAGCTCCGCGACGAGGGCCGTGCTGATCAGGTCAAGGCTGACATCAAGGAGAAGGCTTCCGAGGCAGGCGAGGCCATCAAGGATGGCGTGAACAAAGTCATCGGTTCCTTCAAAGACGACAAGAAGTAA
- a CDS encoding TetR/AcrR family transcriptional regulator: MPKIVDHEQRRRELIESTWRVIARQGQSGATMRQIAQEAGYANGALKPYFPTKADLLEATYTHVYELTETRIDKATHGLRGLTALRALCLEVLPVSPHLLDEARIVVSFWDTAAQDHDRARLIAESLDRWHGRISRMLSETDSDGELRSGVDIESVTGAMLGFLQGSQVTAVMAPESFSHDRLRNQLESYLNLLRS, encoded by the coding sequence ATGCCCAAGATCGTCGATCATGAACAGCGCCGACGCGAGCTGATCGAATCCACCTGGCGGGTCATCGCCCGTCAAGGTCAATCCGGGGCCACCATGCGGCAGATTGCCCAAGAGGCTGGCTATGCCAACGGTGCCCTGAAGCCGTACTTCCCTACCAAGGCTGACCTGCTAGAAGCCACCTACACTCACGTTTACGAACTCACCGAGACACGTATCGACAAAGCAACGCATGGGCTGCGTGGATTGACGGCCCTCCGGGCGCTCTGCCTCGAAGTCCTACCGGTCAGCCCGCACTTGCTGGACGAGGCACGCATCGTGGTGTCATTCTGGGACACAGCCGCGCAAGATCATGACAGGGCTCGACTTATCGCGGAGTCTCTGGATCGCTGGCACGGGCGAATTTCACGAATGCTCAGCGAAACAGACTCCGATGGCGAACTACGATCCGGAGTCGATATCGAAAGCGTCACCGGCGCCATGCTGGGATTCCTGCAGGGCTCACAAGTTACGGCTGTCATGGCTCCGGAAAGCTTTAGCCACGACCGACTCCGGAATCAGCTCGAAAGCTACCTGAACCTTCTGCGGAGTTGA
- a CDS encoding nucleoside deaminase: MARLPREHGLVEAEARMRRALDIARLTPAGDIPVGAVVFSLDGRELAWGTNRREADADPTAHAEVEAIRRAVRAYGDAWRLTDCTLVVTLEPCTMCAGALVGARIGEIVFGAYEPKTGACGSLIDAVRAPGQLHRPAVRGGVLEEECAELLSSFFEDLR, encoded by the coding sequence ATGGCTAGGCTGCCGCGGGAGCACGGGCTGGTGGAGGCGGAGGCGCGGATGCGCCGGGCCTTGGACATCGCTCGGCTGACGCCCGCGGGGGATATTCCGGTGGGGGCGGTAGTGTTTTCCCTGGATGGGCGTGAGCTGGCGTGGGGGACGAATCGTCGAGAAGCGGACGCCGATCCGACTGCTCATGCTGAGGTGGAGGCGATTCGCCGGGCCGTGCGGGCCTACGGTGATGCGTGGCGGCTGACCGATTGCACCCTCGTGGTCACCCTCGAACCGTGCACGATGTGCGCGGGGGCGCTCGTCGGCGCGCGCATCGGCGAGATCGTCTTCGGCGCCTATGAGCCAAAAACCGGCGCCTGCGGCTCGCTTATCGACGCCGTCCGTGCCCCAGGCCAGCTCCACCGCCCCGCGGTGCGCGGTGGAGTCCTGGAAGAAGAGTGCGCGGAGCTGCTGAGTTCCTTCTTCGAGGACTTAAGATAA
- the gluQRS gene encoding tRNA glutamyl-Q(34) synthetase GluQRS: protein MADILGPMTGAGRYAPSPSGDLHFGNLRTAVIAWLFARHSGRDFLLRVEDIDVGRSSPESAQRQIDDLLTLGLTFDGEIVYQSARFDSYAAALNRLPVYECYCSRKDIQEASRAPHAIPGSYPGTCRSLDDAARTRRRADLAAQGRVPALRLRAETDSFTIHDYYRGAYTGEVDDFVLRRGGQEPGWAYNLAVVVDDGFQCVDQVVRGDDLLSSAPRQAYLASLLGLPVPEYAHVPLVLGSTGKRLAKRDGAVTLREMLVDHSVPEVVGRLAATLGYAGVDKLSQLLEVFDPEELSRDEVVWESI from the coding sequence ATGGCAGATATCCTAGGGCCCATGACTGGCGCCGGACGATACGCACCCTCCCCGAGCGGTGATCTCCATTTTGGGAACTTGCGCACCGCTGTCATCGCGTGGCTCTTCGCCCGCCATTCCGGACGCGACTTCTTGCTGCGCGTCGAGGACATCGACGTCGGCCGTTCATCCCCGGAGTCCGCACAGCGCCAGATCGATGACCTGCTCACCCTCGGCCTCACCTTCGACGGCGAGATTGTCTACCAGTCCGCGCGCTTCGACTCCTACGCCGCTGCCCTGAACCGACTGCCCGTCTACGAGTGCTACTGCTCGCGCAAAGACATCCAAGAGGCATCCCGCGCCCCGCACGCGATCCCCGGCAGCTATCCAGGCACATGCCGTTCGCTTGACGACGCCGCCCGTACCCGACGCCGCGCTGACCTCGCCGCGCAGGGCCGCGTCCCGGCCCTGCGCCTGCGCGCAGAGACCGATTCCTTCACCATTCATGATTACTACCGTGGGGCCTACACCGGCGAGGTCGATGATTTTGTGTTGCGCCGCGGAGGCCAGGAACCGGGGTGGGCATACAACCTGGCCGTCGTCGTCGACGATGGATTCCAGTGCGTCGACCAGGTTGTGCGCGGCGACGACCTTCTGTCCAGCGCTCCCCGCCAGGCCTACCTCGCCAGCCTGTTGGGCCTCCCGGTTCCGGAGTACGCCCATGTCCCGCTGGTGCTGGGGTCCACGGGGAAGCGCCTGGCCAAGCGCGACGGAGCGGTGACGCTCCGGGAAATGCTCGTTGACCACTCTGTGCCCGAAGTTGTCGGCCGCTTGGCGGCGACTTTGGGGTACGCGGGCGTCGACAAGCTCTCGCAACTGCTGGAGGTTTTCGATCCGGAGGAACTCTCCAGGGACGAAGTTGTGTGGGAAAGCATTTAA
- the tgt gene encoding tRNA guanosine(34) transglycosylase Tgt, which produces MSTSGLSFEVGAQLSDAGAGGRHGRTGVIHTPHGDIQTPAFIPVATKATVKTLTPEQIRLTGAQAILSNAYHLYLQPGADIVDEAGGVAAFENWHGPTYTDSGGFQVMSQGVGFQKTLTMEAAEGKHHTRNKPNLARVDEDGVDFTSFRDGSKHRFTPEISMQIQHQLGADIIFAFDELTTLMDTRSYQESSVERTHRWAQRCLDEHDRLTIERADKPLQSLWGVVQGAQYEDLRRQATRGLVELSERAEAEGRRGFGGYGIGGALEKNNLGTIVGWVCDELPVDRPRHLLGISEPDDLFMAVEAGADTFDCVAPTRLGRRGGVYTLDGRLNLMGAKFRRDFGGVDEEFGGYVSENYSRAYIHHLLRAKEFLAGTLCTIHNLEFMVRLVDNIRASIENGDFEAYRDEFLGRYYASSQS; this is translated from the coding sequence ATGAGCACATCGGGATTGAGTTTTGAGGTTGGCGCGCAACTGTCGGATGCTGGCGCAGGTGGGCGCCACGGTCGCACCGGCGTCATCCACACCCCCCACGGTGACATCCAGACCCCAGCGTTCATTCCGGTGGCCACCAAGGCAACGGTGAAAACCTTGACCCCGGAGCAGATTCGTCTCACCGGCGCGCAGGCCATCCTCTCCAACGCCTATCACCTGTACCTGCAGCCGGGCGCGGACATTGTCGACGAGGCCGGGGGAGTGGCCGCCTTCGAAAACTGGCACGGCCCGACCTACACCGATTCCGGCGGATTCCAGGTGATGAGCCAGGGCGTGGGCTTCCAAAAAACCCTGACCATGGAGGCTGCCGAGGGCAAGCATCACACCCGCAACAAGCCGAACCTCGCCCGGGTCGATGAGGACGGTGTGGACTTCACCAGTTTCCGGGATGGTTCCAAGCACCGCTTTACTCCCGAGATTTCCATGCAGATCCAACACCAGCTTGGTGCCGACATCATCTTCGCTTTCGACGAGCTAACCACGCTCATGGATACTCGCTCCTACCAGGAGTCCAGCGTGGAACGCACCCACCGTTGGGCGCAGCGCTGCCTGGATGAGCATGATCGCCTCACCATCGAGCGCGCCGATAAGCCCTTGCAGTCACTGTGGGGCGTAGTCCAGGGCGCGCAGTATGAGGATCTGCGCAGGCAGGCTACCCGCGGGCTCGTCGAGCTGTCGGAGCGCGCGGAGGCCGAGGGGCGCCGGGGCTTCGGCGGCTACGGCATCGGCGGCGCGCTGGAGAAGAACAACCTGGGCACCATCGTCGGCTGGGTCTGCGATGAGTTGCCCGTTGATCGCCCCCGCCACCTCCTTGGGATTTCGGAGCCAGATGATCTTTTTATGGCGGTCGAAGCCGGTGCGGATACCTTCGATTGCGTGGCCCCGACCCGGTTGGGTCGCCGTGGTGGCGTGTACACCCTCGATGGTCGCCTCAATCTCATGGGCGCGAAGTTCCGCCGGGATTTCGGCGGCGTCGATGAGGAATTCGGCGGCTACGTTTCGGAGAACTACTCCCGCGCGTACATCCACCATTTGTTGCGGGCTAAGGAATTCCTCGCGGGCACGCTCTGCACGATTCACAACCTCGAGTTCATGGTGCGCTTGGTAGATAACATCCGAGCCTCCATTGAAAATGGTGATTTTGAGGCCTACCGGGACGAGTTCCTCGGCCGCTACTACGCTTCCAGCCAGTCCTAG
- a CDS encoding queuosine precursor transporter, with the protein MTIPQPGQGAAMTSEESAASGKVRFIPIHNSVYPVIVALFVAVFLISNILATKGVSIGPLITDGAFFLFPVAYILGDVLSECYGFKATRRAIFTGFGVTLLAVVSFYIAIWLPPAEFYEGQEQFSYVLGLVPQIVLASLAGYLVGQLLNSWVLVAIKRRTGERSLWARLIGSTVVGEFGDTLLFCLIAAPVIGITTFPELANFVIVGFVWKTLIEVILLPVTYLVIGWVKKREHY; encoded by the coding sequence ATGACAATTCCTCAACCTGGGCAGGGCGCCGCCATGACTTCTGAAGAGTCCGCGGCGTCCGGCAAAGTTCGTTTCATTCCCATCCACAACTCGGTGTACCCGGTCATCGTGGCGCTGTTCGTCGCGGTGTTCCTTATCTCCAATATCCTCGCCACCAAAGGCGTCTCCATTGGACCGCTGATTACCGACGGCGCCTTCTTCCTCTTCCCCGTCGCCTACATCCTCGGCGACGTGCTCAGCGAATGCTACGGCTTCAAGGCCACCCGGCGCGCCATCTTCACCGGCTTCGGCGTGACCCTCCTCGCGGTCGTCTCCTTCTACATCGCCATCTGGCTGCCCCCGGCCGAGTTCTACGAAGGCCAAGAACAATTCTCCTACGTGCTCGGCCTCGTCCCGCAGATCGTACTGGCATCTCTGGCTGGCTACCTCGTCGGCCAGTTGCTCAACTCGTGGGTGCTGGTGGCGATCAAAAGACGCACGGGCGAAAGATCCCTGTGGGCCCGCCTCATCGGCTCGACCGTCGTCGGAGAATTCGGCGACACCCTGCTGTTCTGCCTCATCGCCGCCCCGGTCATTGGCATCACGACGTTCCCGGAGCTGGCCAACTTCGTCATCGTGGGTTTCGTGTGGAAGACCCTCATCGAAGTCATCCTGCTGCCCGTGACCTACCTGGTCATCGGCTGGGTGAAAAAGCGCGAACACTACTAG
- a CDS encoding APC family permease → MPENHLARQDSLQRAKLSTTALVFMIIAASAPLTVLAGGAPTNYAVAGLQGVPLGYLALGLILVLFAVGYGRMASKVQNSGAFYVYIARGLGLRQGIAGAILALVSYNLMQIGLYGLFGFSAANAVASLTGIAVPWWLMGALGWLLVALLGVNNIDLSSKVLGIIVGFEFLVVIVFSGMALLNAPEGISTDGWQPDQFFTPGIGVLLAFTMAAFMGFESGAIYSEEAKEPERTVPRATYIAISVIAIFYAFSAWALQMGVGPSRIIEESQTLGPELMFAWLGEFSPVVANAAHLLFVTSLIAALIAFHNAAARYFFSLGRSGVLPAVFGKAGKNGAPVGGSLAQSAVAAAVVGIFALAGLGSELGELFPVMTLFTWFTNAAAFGLTFLVAVTSFAVMVWANRHHPEYHVFVRTIAPLVAGIGMVVVTALILMNFNLMMDSEDPFMIWIMPAIILGSGLIGLIWGSILIRRGTGNLDEIAGTAPNSNPTTSV, encoded by the coding sequence ATGCCCGAGAATCACCTCGCCCGTCAGGATTCCCTCCAACGCGCAAAGCTTTCCACCACCGCGCTTGTCTTCATGATCATTGCCGCGTCGGCGCCACTGACAGTGCTCGCTGGAGGGGCCCCGACCAACTACGCCGTCGCGGGCCTCCAGGGAGTGCCGCTCGGATACCTGGCCCTCGGCCTGATCCTGGTTCTCTTCGCCGTCGGCTACGGTCGCATGGCCAGTAAGGTGCAGAACTCCGGTGCCTTCTACGTGTACATCGCCCGAGGATTGGGACTGCGCCAGGGCATCGCTGGGGCGATTCTCGCCCTGGTTTCGTACAACTTGATGCAGATCGGCCTCTATGGGCTATTCGGTTTTTCCGCCGCCAACGCGGTCGCATCGCTGACCGGTATTGCGGTCCCGTGGTGGTTGATGGGTGCCCTCGGGTGGCTGCTCGTCGCCTTACTTGGTGTGAACAACATCGACCTGTCTTCCAAGGTCCTCGGTATCATTGTGGGATTCGAGTTCCTCGTAGTGATCGTCTTCTCCGGCATGGCACTGTTGAATGCGCCGGAAGGCATCAGCACTGACGGCTGGCAGCCTGACCAATTTTTCACCCCAGGAATCGGTGTCCTGTTGGCCTTCACCATGGCCGCGTTCATGGGTTTTGAATCCGGTGCCATCTACTCGGAAGAGGCGAAGGAGCCGGAGCGCACCGTTCCACGTGCGACCTATATCGCCATCTCAGTTATCGCGATCTTCTACGCGTTCTCCGCGTGGGCACTGCAGATGGGCGTGGGTCCCAGCCGAATCATCGAGGAGTCTCAGACTCTTGGCCCAGAGTTGATGTTCGCCTGGCTTGGGGAGTTTAGCCCGGTCGTGGCAAATGCCGCCCACCTGCTGTTCGTCACCAGCCTCATCGCAGCACTGATCGCGTTTCATAACGCCGCCGCCCGCTACTTCTTCTCCCTCGGTCGCTCTGGCGTCTTGCCAGCTGTCTTCGGAAAAGCCGGGAAGAACGGTGCTCCGGTGGGCGGTTCTCTTGCTCAGTCCGCAGTGGCGGCCGCGGTCGTCGGAATCTTTGCCCTGGCGGGGCTGGGGTCGGAACTCGGAGAGCTGTTCCCGGTCATGACCTTGTTCACCTGGTTCACCAATGCGGCCGCGTTCGGCCTGACCTTCCTTGTCGCCGTGACCAGCTTTGCCGTCATGGTCTGGGCGAACCGCCACCACCCCGAGTATCACGTCTTCGTCCGCACCATTGCCCCGCTCGTCGCGGGAATCGGCATGGTCGTCGTCACCGCGCTGATCCTCATGAACTTCAACCTCATGATGGACTCCGAAGATCCCTTCATGATCTGGATCATGCCGGCCATCATCCTGGGGTCTGGGCTCATCGGCTTGATCTGGGGCTCGATCCTCATCCGCCGCGGCACCGGCAACCTCGATGAGATCGCCGGAACTGCTCCCAACAGCAACCCAACGACTTCCGTTTAA
- a CDS encoding tRNA adenosine deaminase-associated protein — MEHEEYGHSFAVTVTRPEGQWIVRSFADDFSSIDTSIRAVRSMRSEGPAFALLCVEDEYFVIVRPTPNRVQLLLSDATMAVDDDFAASVLAELGAEIPDVDADELDEVDGWPDGDFDLLADLGLSEEVLDVIVDDQEPMPSEQLMRIAEELGFADELAEAAELDG, encoded by the coding sequence ATGGAACACGAGGAGTATGGCCACAGTTTTGCCGTGACAGTGACCAGGCCGGAGGGGCAGTGGATCGTCCGCTCTTTCGCAGATGATTTTTCCTCTATTGATACGTCGATTCGCGCGGTGCGTTCCATGCGCAGCGAGGGGCCGGCGTTCGCGTTGTTGTGCGTGGAAGATGAGTATTTTGTTATCGTTCGGCCGACTCCGAATCGGGTGCAGCTGTTGCTATCGGATGCGACGATGGCGGTCGACGATGACTTTGCGGCGAGTGTCCTGGCGGAGCTGGGGGCCGAGATCCCCGACGTAGATGCGGATGAGCTCGATGAGGTTGATGGCTGGCCCGATGGAGATTTTGATTTGCTCGCTGACCTGGGGTTGAGCGAGGAGGTGTTGGACGTAATCGTGGACGATCAGGAGCCGATGCCGTCCGAGCAGCTCATGCGTATCGCCGAAGAGTTGGGCTTCGCGGATGAGTTGGCGGAGGCCGCCGAGCTTGATGGCTAG